The Glycine soja cultivar W05 chromosome 4, ASM419377v2, whole genome shotgun sequence genomic sequence CTCCATGCCAAAGAGAATTCAACTCACTATTTCTAATGTTTTGTTTGTTCCAGATTTAAAAACCAACTTGCTTAGTGCGGGTAAAATGCAAGAGAAGGGATATGAAATTTCTATCAAAGATGGCGTATGTCGAATCAAAGATGAAAAGTTAGGCCTAATTGCTCAAGTTAACATGACGCCAAATCGCATGTTCCCACTTTATCTCCACAACTCCGGTCACTTGTGCTTCTCAACCAAATTGAAAGATGACGCATGGCTTTGGCACTTTTGTTATGGTCACTTGAACTTTGGTGGATTGAAGACTGTGGCAGAAAAATATGGTGACGGGTCTTCCTCAAATCACAACTTCCTCTGAAGTTTATGAAGAATGTGTAGTTAGCAAACAACACTGTAATCCATTTCCACAAGGAAAATCATAGCGAGCAAAAAAGGCATTGGAGTTGGTGTATTCTGACATTTGCGGGCCAATAAATCCATCTTCAAATGGTGGTAAAAGATATCTgatcacttttattgatgatctTAGCTGCAAAACATGGGTGTATTTTTTGTAGGAAAAATCTGAAGCACTTGCtgcatttaaaaattttaaagtgcTTACTGAGAAAGAAGTTGGTAGCCTAATTAAAGTACTTCACACTGATCGTGATGGAGAATTCAACTCACATGAATTCGCAAATTTTTGTGAGACCCATGGAATCAAGAGGCAATTTACAGCTGCTTacacacctcaacaaaatggtgtatgcGAGAGGAAAAACCGTACAATTATGAACATGGTGCGAAGTATTTTGACAAGGAGTGGAGTTTCCAAAACTTTCTGGCCTGGAGTTGTCAACTGGAGCATTCATATTTTGAATAGAAGTCCCACACTTGCTGTTCAAAATATGACACTGGAGGAAGCATGGAGTGGGGAAAGACCAGCAGTAGatcatttcaaaatttttggGTGTGTTGCCTATCTCACATTCCAGATCAAAAGAGAAGAAAGCTAGATGACAAGGGAGAAAAATGCATTTTTCTTGGTGTTAGTGAACAGTCAAAAGCTTACAAATTGTATAATCCTATCACCAAGAAAATTATCATTAGTCGTGATGTGATATTTGATGAAGGGCAGTTCTGGATTTGTGATAAAGACAGTGTTCAACAACACATACAAGTTGATTTTGATAGAGGTAATAGAGAAGAAAGGCAGGAACCTTCGGAGAATGTGCAACCCGCAACAATTGAGCAACAACCAACTGGCAACCCACACATTTCAACTGCTGAAACTGAAGATGAACGACCTCAACGTGTTAAGCAAAGACCTGCTTGGATGGCTGATTTTAAGGTATATGGACTTCCCCAATATGAAGACCCACATACACATTTTGTACTATTTTCAAATTGTGATCCAGTAGCTTTTGAAGATGTTGTTAAATAATCCAAATGGCGAAAGGCAATGGATGCTGAAATTGCAGCCACCGAAAAGAACAACACTTGGGAGTTGATAGAGCTTCCCAAAGGTTAAAAGACAATTGGTGTGAAGTGGGTTTACAAGACCAAGCTGAAAGAGAATGGCGAAGTGGAAAAATTCAAGGCACCGTTGGTAGCAAAAGGCTACAAACAAGAGTTCGGGATTGACTACAAAGAAGTCTTTGCTCCGATAGCAAGGCATGATACAATTAGATTGGTGATTTCTTTAGCAGCACAAAAATCATGGTCCATCTTCCAGTTGGATGTGAAATCAACGTTCTTGCACGGAGACTTGGAAGaacaggtatttgttgatcaacCTCCCGGTTACATTAAGACTGGAAATGAGCATAAAGTGTATAAACTGAGAAAGGCTCTTTACGGACTAAAACAAGCACCTCAGGTTTGGTATAGTCGTATTGAAggttattttttaagagaatgaTTTCTGAAATGTCCTTATGAGCACAcactttttgttaaaattactgATGGTGAAAAATGCTCATTGTATGTGTGTACGTGGATGATCTTATTTTTACTAGGAATGATGTTATCATGTTTGACAAATTTAAGAAGTCCATGATGATTGAATTTGATATGACTGAACTTGGCATGTTGCATTATTTTTTGGGCATTAAAGTTGTGCAATCTGCTGTTGgaatctttatttttcaaaagaagtaTGTGCAAGAAATATTGGACAGGTTTCAGATGACAAATTGCAATTTTGTTAACACACCGGTTGAGTATGGTTTGAAACTAACCAAGGATCATGGAGGAAAAAAGGTTGACAACACACTTTACAAGCAAATTGTGGGAACTTTAATGTACTTGACAGCAACAGGACCAGATGTTATGTATGCTGTGAGTCTTATTAGTAGATACATGGACACTCCGGCAGACATGCATCTTTTGGCTGCCAAGAGAATCTTTCGGTACTTGCAAGGTACTGTAGATTATGGATTGTTTTACAAGATGGGATTAAAGATAGATTTAGTTGACTTTACGGATAGTGATTATGCTGAAGATTTAGATAATCGAAAGAGCACTTCTGGATATGCATTCATGTTAGGCTCAGGAGCTGTCTCATGGTCATCCAAGAAGCAACCAATTGTTACTTTATCAACAACTGAAGCAGAGTTTGTTGCTGCCACAACTTGTTCTTGTCAAGCTATTTGGATGAGGAAAATTCTtgaagatcttcattttgaaagaCAAGGGCCTACTACAATTTTCTGTGATAATAATTCAACTATCAAACTCTCCAAGAATCCGATTTTACATGGAAGAAGCAAGCACATTGATgtgaaatatcattttttaaggaAGCTCACAAGAAATGGGACGCTTGATCTCATCTATTGCAGAAGTGAAGATCATATAGCAGATATATTTACGAAGTCCCTCAAATGGCCTATGTTTCAGAAGCTAAGGAAATTACTCGGTGTTAGCAAGTTGGAGAATCTAGTTTgagggagtttttttttttaaactgatATGATATGATTTATCTGTTTAAGGGAGAGTTTGTTAAATAAATTGAGACGTTGGTATTGTTTGACCAAGTCcatgaaaatttgttttatgttattttgtttctAGTTCTAAGTTGTTACAACAAGTGAAAAAGTCCATGACTTGTGTTTGTTATTACTTTAACAAGAGGAATTTTTGACGTCTCATCTCCGTAGTGgagtatctttatttttttctattttaacaagaggaatttttttttaaccagcACCCATCTTTTAAGAAGAGTTATTTGgacttttcattaaaaaaataaatgccaTCAATCATCATAACATTAAggggtgaaaaaaaatatattttaatggaGGAAATGCAATAAATCCTAGGAACGACGAATGTAATTTACTTGATAATATAACATTAAAGCCAAGAGAATtagaaattaattagaaaaatcaacCGACAAAATCTGATGTTCCAACACCATATTTGGTTCTTGAAAGCACTAGCTAGGACTTCGGATAACAGATGCTGATATAAACATAAGGAGTAGGCAAAATGATATTATGCTCAAGACCATCTTTCTAATCACAGCAACAAGAGTATATAATCTACGACCAAGTAGTGTGTGTCAGCAAAGCGTTACGCAACCACAAATACCACCACTATTTTACATCAGTCAAGGTCCGGAGTCAATCTTTACATGCAAGAAAAACGTGAACACATCAACAAGGGGACATTAGTAGTATAGCTTTGCCCTGAATCACAAGGTTTAGCAGTCACTAGCCGGACATGAATGACGTTGCTGCTTGTCTGAAGTCCAAAGATTTGAGAGCTTCCCGGGGAAAAGGCTTCCCATCTGGTAGCCACAGGCCACCCTCATGAGGTAGCAGCACCTGCGGTTGGGCTTGGCTACTTCCTTCCTTGGATGAGACCTCATTCCTTTTCTtcacaaattcaaaaaattcTGCAACTTGGCGTGCATATCTGCACCTCAGAAAGCAATACATTACAAAGCATTAGGAATCAATGGATTAATCTCTCAGCAATGAAATTCTCTAGCAAAGAATTTTACTTATTAAAGGAACAGAGAATTTGGTTACCTACGGGTCTACTTCCAGTTATATCAATAACAGGAAATGTAACATTTCACTACCATTACAAAGAACCAGTGAGAACTTAAGTAaagatttgcaacttgcaagtgAAGACTGACAAGAGCAAACTTTGCAAGGAAATTTTTATTGCTTTAAGGTGCAGTTTggataaaattttcaataagcACTCATGGAAGACAACAAAGCAATAAAATGCATAAAGTTCAGCCATAACtcacaagttaaaatcaacttctgCACTTTACCTTTTTAGAAGCTACAGTGCAtcagttgattttaacttgtaaGATAAGTTTGATTAGTTTTACCTCTGtttcttcttttataaatgCTTTTGAATAAGTTTATCCAAACTAGTCCTTATTCATTAAGTATTTAATTGAGTAGATTACCCAAATGCACTCTAAAGTCCCCTATGTTTTAGAAGCTTTCTTGTGGGATTTCAAGAAACTAATAACATAAATACTAATGGTAAttcgtttttgtaattttgtttggataaaaattcATGTAGTCCTGCAGTGCAATGGCTCTCTAACAGTATTATTTAGCTATACTTTGAAGTACTATTCACATTTGATTTCATGTTACATAAAACATATCCTTGCAAAACTAAGGCACCTATTAGCATCACAATGCACTCCAAGATTCCATTCCGTCTATGCACACCTTAGTACTTCTCCGTGCATGCTACATTGGTTTCTCAAGATTATGTTGGACAATGATTGATACCCCAATCACTCATATAAAACACCTGGATGTAATAAATATGGGGCTATGGCCATCAGGATAAGGTTTGGGGACTATGCCTAACATCGGAAAAATGACTCAGAAAGTAAAGAGCAGATGAGCACCAAATGGCAAATAGTCCTGCAGATTCACCATTGGCTAAACAATAAAGTGATCTTAGCAAGATGGAAAACATCCATTTAGCTAACACAATATATACAATCCTAGTTGTAAGTTATAGGAAAAATATGTCATCTAATGATATACCACTCCACATATATTATGGGATCAAACAGTCTACAATAAACATGAAACAAAACATACATATGCTTTTGCACCAAACCCACTTATATCTCCTAAAGCAGCATCTTTGAATTGTAGCAGTGACAATAGGTTCATAGCTTCACAGAAATTAGTTACCTTTTTTACCCCAGATGCTATGCTTACCAGTTACATGATGACTAATGCATAAAATTCATGCGCATACCCACCAGAAAAGTTGTATACTAATTTAACACAAATTGCTCAACATATTGCCCACTTTTCTAATTGTGTGCACAAGTTTGTGAACATTTAAACCCACTTATAAACTTTGCCAAAGATCTTGACAAACTAGCAgtatattcaatattttaaagttggaagcatgaaaaataaaaccaacactTTATTAGACTGTATGAGAACACATCAGCCTTTGATTTTCCGCCTCATGTCTCTACTCTCTAATTCAGTGGATTTGGAACCACAATGCCCCACCCACCCCTCCTATTCTCCAAGAAACACATCAAACAGACCTTTTTGTGGGctgaaatgataaatttgattattttatcaaataacaaaacaagaaaaaacacCAGTCTCATGGTTTGATGAAAATAGTATCAGGGTAGTATTATTCTTAACTTCTAAAATTACAAAGCACTAACAATCCAATTTATACCAACAATCTAGGTCAATTACTAGAGTAGTGTAATGACACAAACTTTGGGTAAACCACACCGCAAAAGTTGGCCATTGTGGTGGGCAAGCACGAATTTCCAATACGGGGCTCAGGTCTCATATCTTACAAATGGAACCTCACATCCCACTATGCTCTCCAGTCCCAGCACACATAGCCAGGCTGTGCACTAGTCTAGTTCCAAGTAGAGACTGCAATGCCAACATCACAGCTCATGCTACTCATTTGCAACTGGGAGACGTGGTAGAAGGCTCTAATATGAATTGATATCAACTTTGGGAGAACCACATTACAAAAGGTATCCATTATGGAGGGAAAGCTCAACTTCATATAAACCACACATCAGAATACCATACTTGAGATTTAGGAATCAAGTCCCATACCTTGCAATTGGGACATAGGCACCTAGCATACAACTAGTACAAGACTACAAGCCCAGCTCAACAACAACCCTACATAACAAGACTCCTCAGGACAATAAGAGTCATAATATTCAAACAGAGGCAAAAAAAATTGTCTGACAGAACCAAAGTTTAAGTCCATGGTAAGGAAACTAAACAAATATCCGAGTAAGGAAACTCAAACAAATATCCGAGTAAGAAATAGTTATCTTACTGCCTCTTTGCTTCGATATCTTTGCTGAAATCAATATTGGGTTCACAGTCCAGAACCAAAGCAGGAACCTGTTTATAGTTCAAATGGTTAAGCCAGTTTACCATAACAAACAAATTCCGACATGGGATTTCCAAATATTGTACCTTCTGAATGCTTGAATGCATGTGACCACCCTCCAGATAAAAAACGCGGTCTCTTATATCAGGGTGTAAAGAGTTGTCAATATGATGGGGCAGCTGATTGACAGATAATACTCCATGATTACCACTTTGGGAGGGAAATAACCAgctttcatgcttttcatggaGGTCACAGAGATAGTCAAGGCTGACTCCACCTTCTTCTGTTCTTTTTCTTAACATCATTCTCTTATGGCAAGTGTCAGGACTTGCCCTAAGATAGATAAAACCATCAGGAATAAGTCCAGGCAAGGAGGATACTACAGGATCAAACCACGAGTCATAGATACTGATctccatcccattcatccagtTAGCTTCATGGACAGCTCGTACAAAAACCTTCATTGAACAGAGAGATAAAAGAGCATAAGCCTTAATTCAACAGAAGAAGCTTAGAGAAGAATAAGAAAGGGGCAAACAGAAGACTCACCATCCTGTCACTGAAAACACTCCTCTCCATCAAACGAAGAGGCTTGATTCCAGCAGATGACTCTCTTTCCTGCATGACCCGTGTGACAAACACATAGTTCTGAAAGGTGTAGGCATACCGTTGCGGCTCGGCATAAAAAGCATCCAAAATGTTAAAGTGATCAGGTCCAACATCCTGCCACTTGCTAATGGGTTCAGGAACCACCTCAACAAGATCACGCAACTCGATCGTTTCATTCGCTATTCTCTGGAGGAAGGTAGTCTTGCCAACGCTAATGTTACCCTCAACACAGAATGTTAAGCGCTTCTTCtgaacagaggaagaggaattGTCTTCCAACTCCTCCTCGTCAACACTCTGTTTAATGAAAGTAGTTATACTCTCAGCATGGTTCTTGTGGATTATTCCAACAGAATTCTGTAGATACTCAACCATCTTGTCACTAGATTTGCCAAAGAACTACAGCACATGACCCAAACACAACAGTTTAATATAACAATTCGTTCGCAGAAATCTAGCATTCCTGGTAAATAAATCTTTCACGTAATACCAAAACCCCTAAACAGAGCAGATgtaataagagagagagagagagagagagagagagggaccTTATCCTTGTAGAGTT encodes the following:
- the LOC114410495 gene encoding uncharacterized protein LOC114410495 isoform X1, with protein sequence MQKLLRPSSVPFLSISVTVATPFLSLPPKVANQPMSAAAAGSSLKRQLSYSRYLALSSTNTCSVCRCLSLTHTHSHPKNNKTLLLLNHSRNRSLHSASEGSFITQPDPVEYGSLVDSKEKPFNSRLNRRQKGSTSSSPAPSNPDLLAIPGVGPRNFRKLVQKGIAGVAQLKQLYKDKFFGKSSDKMVEYLQNSVGIIHKNHAESITTFIKQSVDEEELEDNSSSSVQKKRLTFCVEGNISVGKTTFLQRIANETIELRDLVEVVPEPISKWQDVGPDHFNILDAFYAEPQRYAYTFQNYVFVTRVMQERESSAGIKPLRLMERSVFSDRMVFVRAVHEANWMNGMEISIYDSWFDPVVSSLPGLIPDGFIYLRASPDTCHKRMMLRKRTEEGGVSLDYLCDLHEKHESWLFPSQSGNHGVLSVNQLPHHIDNSLHPDIRDRVFYLEGGHMHSSIQKVPALVLDCEPNIDFSKDIEAKRQYARQVAEFFEFVKKRNEVSSKEGSSQAQPQVLLPHEGGLWLPDGKPFPREALKSLDFRQAATSFMSG
- the LOC114410495 gene encoding uncharacterized protein LOC114410495 isoform X2; its protein translation is MQKLLRPSSVPFLSISVTVATPFLSLPPKVANQPMSAAAAGSSLKRQLSYSRYLALSSTNTCSVCRCLSLTHTHSHPKNNKTLLLLNHSRNRSLHSASEGSFITQPDPVEYGSLVDSKEKPFNSRLNRRQKGSTSSSPAPSNPDLLAIPGVGPRNFRKLVQKGIAGVAQLKQLYKDKSVDEEELEDNSSSSVQKKRLTFCVEGNISVGKTTFLQRIANETIELRDLVEVVPEPISKWQDVGPDHFNILDAFYAEPQRYAYTFQNYVFVTRVMQERESSAGIKPLRLMERSVFSDRMVFVRAVHEANWMNGMEISIYDSWFDPVVSSLPGLIPDGFIYLRASPDTCHKRMMLRKRTEEGGVSLDYLCDLHEKHESWLFPSQSGNHGVLSVNQLPHHIDNSLHPDIRDRVFYLEGGHMHSSIQKVPALVLDCEPNIDFSKDIEAKRQYARQVAEFFEFVKKRNEVSSKEGSSQAQPQVLLPHEGGLWLPDGKPFPREALKSLDFRQAATSFMSG
- the LOC114410495 gene encoding uncharacterized protein LOC114410495 isoform X3, which translates into the protein MQKLLRPSSVPFLSISVTVATPFLSLPPKVANQPMSAAAAGSSLKRQLSYSRYLALSSTNTCSVCRCLSLTHTHSHPKNNKTLLLLNHSRNRSLHSASEGSFITQPDPVEYGSLVDSKEKPFNSRLNRRQKGSTSSSPAPSNPDLLAIPGVGPRNFRKLVQKGIAGVAQLKQLYKDKFFGKSSDKMVEYLQNSVGIIHKNHAESITTFIKQSVDEEELEDNSSSSVQKKRLTFCVEGNISVGKTTFLQRIANETIELRDLVEVVPEPISKWQDVGPDHFNILDAFYAEPQRYAYTFQNYVFVTRVMQERESSAGIKPLRLMERSVFSDRMVFVRAVHEANWMNGMEISIYDSWFDPVVSSLPGLIPDGFIYLRASPDTCHKRMMLRKRTEEGGVSLDYLCDLHEKHESWLFPSQSGNHGVLSVNQLPHHIDNSLHPDIRDRVFYLEGGHMHSSIQKVPALVLDCEPNIDFSKDIEAKRQVVVELGL